Proteins encoded by one window of Candidatus Schekmanbacteria bacterium:
- a CDS encoding archease, whose product MKKNNKNMKDNFYRVLNHTADVGFEVDARDKDLLFIRSAYALIDLMVDIERIEAKEEREIKISDSFDLESLFISWLGEILFYFETKGFLTSKVKKINFNDGGMEALVLGERYDEKKHPIKAVFKAPTYHNLKVGKENGIWVARVILDV is encoded by the coding sequence GTGAAAAAAAATAATAAAAATATGAAGGACAATTTTTACAGGGTATTGAACCATACTGCTGATGTAGGATTTGAGGTAGATGCAAGAGATAAAGATTTACTTTTTATACGATCTGCTTATGCGTTAATTGATTTGATGGTTGACATAGAACGAATCGAAGCAAAAGAGGAAAGGGAAATAAAAATATCTGATAGCTTTGATTTGGAGAGTCTTTTTATAAGTTGGCTTGGAGAAATACTATTTTACTTTGAAACAAAGGGATTTCTGACTTCGAAGGTAAAAAAAATAAATTTCAACGATGGCGGTATGGAAGCTTTGGTACTTGGAGAAAGATATGATGAAAAAAAACATCCAATTAAGGCAGTCTTTAAAGCACCTACTTATCATAATTTGAAAGTAGGGAAAGAAAATGGGATTTGGGTTGCAAGAGTAATATTGGATGTTTGA